A genomic stretch from Silurus meridionalis isolate SWU-2019-XX chromosome 1, ASM1480568v1, whole genome shotgun sequence includes:
- the dock7 gene encoding dedicator of cytokinesis protein 7 isoform X7 → MAERRAFAQKISRTVAAEVRKQIAGQYGGSPQLLKNLHLGGNAASNSVPLTDAVEPVDFEEYLITHPPIIESGPLRDLIEFPPDDIEVTYTPRECRTLGQAVPDEGDNDAHVRDCIRSYTEDWAIVNRKYHKLGTGFNPNTLDKQKERQRGLPKQVFESDELPDPSSYQDDQDDLKRRSMSIDDTPRGSWACSIFDLKNSQPDSLLPHLLDRVPNEEIDRHNEEQRKAKRHRELFALHPALDEEEPIERHCVPDVPKEHFGQRLLVKCLSLKFEIEIEPIFASLALYDVKEKKKISENFFFDLNSEQTKSMLRPHIQTAAISTLARSAVFSITYPSQDVFLVIKLEKVLQQGDIGECAEPYMVFKESDAAKNKEKLEKLRTQSEQFCQRLGRYRMPFAWTAIHLMNIVNSAGSLERDTELEMGLPERKGSWSERRNSSIVGRRSLERTTSGDEYCNLTSFRPATLTVTNFFKQEGDRLSDEDLYKFLADMRRPSSVLRRLRPITAQLKIDISPAPENPHYCLTPELLQVKPYPDTRVRPTREILEFPAKDIYVPNTTYRNLLYVNPQSLNFANRQGSARNITVKVQFMNGEDPSNAMPVIFGKSSCGEFSKDAYTAVVYHNRSPDFHDEIKIKLPASLNDHHHILFTFYHVSCQQKQNTPLETPVGYTWIPMLQNGRLRTGHFCLPVSLEKPPQSYSVLSPDVPLPGMKWVDNHRGVFNVEVISMSTLHTQDQYLDKFFALVHALDEHMFPVRIGDMRIMENSLEAELKGSITALSSSQLEPVVRFLHLLLDKLVVLVVRPPVIAGQIVNLGQVSFEAMASIVNRLHKYLDTSQDMHGRNSLLSSYIYYVFRLPNMDPNSPSPGPGGLGGSVHYATMARSAIRPASLNLNRSRSLSNSNPDISGTPTSPDDEVRSIIGTKGLDRSNSWVHTMGCKSGPWGTSPGSASETAQAMERSGNRMSSHTESASFLQTLTGRLPTKKLFHEELALQWVVSSGSVREGALQQAWFFFELMVKSIIHHLYFTDRLESPRKNRFPERFMDDITALVSTIAGDIVSRFQKDLELVERLNTSLAFFLNDLLSVMDRGFVFSLIKTYWKQVSTKLYALQNPTLESLRLDFLRIVCSHEHYVTLNLPCSLLTPPASPSPSVSSATSQSSGFSTHVQDQKIANMFELSVPFREQHYLAGLVLTELAIILDPEAEGSVHWMFGLHKKVISVVHNLLSSHDSDPRYADPEVKARVAMLYLPFIGIVMETLPQLYDFTESHNQWGRLGLDEQETESNSMISQSVAMAIAGTSVPQTSRPSSFLLNPQATRQHGTFSPESSRSLLICLLWVLKNADELVLQKWFTDLSVSQLNRLLDMLYLCVSCFEYKAHFLFMQGKKAFERMNSLTFKKSKDMKAKLEEAILGSIGARQEMVRRSRGQLERSPSGSAFGSQENLRWRKDMTHWRQNSEKMDKTRAELEHEALIDGNLATEANLIILDTLEIIVQTVSVTESKESILGGVLKVLLHSMACNQSALYLQHCFATQRALVSKFPELLFEEETEQCADLCLRLLRNCSSSIGTIRSHASASLYLLMRQNFEIGNNFARVKMQVTMSLSSLVGTSQNFNEEFLRRSLKTILTYAEEDLELRETTFPDQVQDLVFNLHMILSDTVKMKEHQEDPEMLIDLMYRIAKGYQTSPDLRLTWLQNMAGKHSERNNHAEAAQCLVHSAALVAEYLSMLEDRKYLPVGCVTFQNISSNVLEESAVSDDVVSPDEEGICSGKYFTEAGLVGLLEQAAASFSMAGMYEAVNEVYKVLIPIHEANRDAKKLATIHGKLQEAFGKIVHQSTGWERMFGTYFRVGFYGSKFGDLDEQEFVYKEPAITKLAEISHRLEGFYGERFGEDQVEVIKDSNPVDKCKLDPNKAFVQITYVEPYFDTYEMKDRITYFDKNYNLRRFVYCTPFTLDGRAHGDLHEQYKRKTILTTSNAFPYIKTRINIIHKEEIISMPIEVAIEDMQKKTQELAFATHQDPADAKMLQMVLQGSVGTTVNQGPLEVAQVFLSEIPSDPKLYRHHNKLRLCFKDFTKRCEDALRKNKSLIGPDQKEYQRELERNYHRLKEALQPLINRKIPQLYKPVLQVNSHRDSFSRMSLRKLDL, encoded by the exons GTATCATAAGCTGGGCACCGGCTTTAACCCCAACACGCTGGACAAGCAGAAGGAGAGGCAGAGAGGTTTACCCAAGCAAGTGTTTGAGTCAGATGAGCTTCCTGACCCCAGCAGCTATCAGGACGATCAG gaTGACCTAAAGCGCAGGTCCATGTCCATAGATGACACTCCTCGCGGTAGCTGGGCTTGCAGTATATTCGATCTGAAGAACTCCCAGCCTGACTCTTTACTCCCACACTTGCTGGACAGAGTGCCAAACGAGGAGATCGACCGGCACAACGAGGAGCAACGCAAAGCCAAACGACACCGAGAGCTCTTTGCCCTGCACCCGGCACTCGACGAG gagGAGCCGATCGAGCGTCACTGTGTTCCTGATGTTCCCAAAGAGCACTTTGGCCAGAGACTTCTTGTGAAATGCTTGTCCCTAAA GTTTGAGATCGAGATCGAGCCAATATTTGCAAGTTTGGCTTTATATGATgtcaaggaaaagaaaaag ATATCAGAAAACTTTTTCTTTGACCTGAACTCAGAGCAGACCAAATCCATGCTGCGTCCACATATCCAGACAGCTGCTATCTCCACCTTGGCCCGCTCCGCCGTCTTCTCCATCACCTACCCCTCTCAAGACGTCTTCCTGGTTATAAAG cttgaAAAAGTTCTTCAGCAGGGGGACATCGGAGAATGTGCCGAGCCTTACATGGTCTTTAAGGAGTCAGATGCTGCAAAA aataaagaaaaactgGAGAAGCTGCGTACTCAGTCGGAGCAGTTCTGCCAGAGGCTCGGTCGCTACAGGATGCCCTTCGCTTGGACCGCCATCCATCTAATGAATATAGTCAACAGTGCAGGCAGTCTGGAGAGGGACACTGAGCTGGAAATGGGTCTCCCAG AGCGTAAGGGTTCCTGGTCTGAGCGGAGGAACTCCAGCATTGTGGGTCGGCGCTCTTTAGAGAGGACCACCAGCGGGGACGAGTACTGCAATCTGACCAGTTTCAGACCTGCTACACTGACTGTCACCAACTTCTTCAAACAG gaaggaGATCGGTTAAGTGATGAGGATCTGTACAAGTTCTTGGCCGACATGAGGCGGCCCTCTTCAGTGTTACGCAGACTCAGACCTATTACAG ctcaGCTAAAGATTGACATCTCTCCTGCTCCCGAGAACCCCCACTACTGTCTGACTCCAGAGCTACTTCAGGTCAAGCCTTATCCAGACACCAGAGTACGGCCCACCCGGGAGATTTTGGAGTTCCCAGCCAAGGACATCTATGTGCCCAACACCACGTACAG GAACCTGCTGTATGTCAACCCACAGAGTCTGAATTTTGCCAACCGCCAGGGCTCTGCTCGCAACATCACAGTGAAGGTGCAGTTTATGAACGGGGAGGACCCCAGCAATGCCATGCCT GTGATCTTTGGTAAATCCAGCTGTGGAGAGTTTTCCAAAGATGCATACACTGCGGTGGTCTATCACAACCG CTCTCCAGATTTTCATGATGAGATCAAAATTAAGCTGCCTGCCTCCCTGAACGACCACCATCACATCCTGTTCACCTTCTACCATGTCAGCTGCCAACAGAAGCAAAATACCCCTCTGGAGACACCAGTTGGATACACg TGGATCCCTATGCTTCAGAATGGACGTCTTAGAACAGGCCACTTCTGCCTGCCTGTGTCTCTGGAAAAACCACCTCAATCTTATTCTGTTTTGTCTCCTGAT GTTCCTTTACCTGGAATGAAATGGGTTGATAATCACAGAGGAGTGTTTAATGTTGAGGTCATATCCATGTCCACTCTCCACACACAG GACCAGTATCTGGATAAGTTCTTTGCACTTGTGCACGCTCTGGATGAGCACATGTTCCCAGTAAGGATTGGAGATATGCGGATTATGGAGAACAGCCTGGAAGCAGAGCTGAAGGGCAGCATAACAGCTCTGAGCTCCTCTCAGCTAGAACCAGTGGTGCGTTTCCTCCACCTGCTGCTTGACAAgctggtggtgctggtggtgcgGCCGCCCGTCATCGCTGGACAGATTG TAAATCTTGGCCAGGTGTCTTTTGAGGCAATGGCGTCCATTGTAAACCGTTTGCATAAATATTTGGACACCAGCCAGGACATGCACGGCCGGAACAGCCTTCTCTCTTCCTACATTTACTACGTCTTCCGTCTGCCCAACATGGACCCTAACTCTCCTTCCCCCG GTCCTGGAGGTCTGGGGGGCTCGGTGCATTACGCCACTATGGCTCGCTCTGCCATCAGACCAGCCAGCCTCAACCTGAACCGCTCCCGTAGCCTTAGCAACAGTAACCCTGACATTTCCGGCACTCCAACATCACCGGACGATGAAGTTCGTTCTATTATTGGCACTAAG GGCTTAGATCGCTCCAACTCCTGGGTGCACACCATGGGCTGCAAGAGCGGCCCCTGGGGGACCAGCCCTGGCTCGGCATCCGAAACCGCGCAG GCCATGGAGCGCAGTGGCAATCGCATGTCATCGCACACTGAGAGCGCCAGTTTCTTGCAAACTTTAACAGGACGCTTGCCGACCAAAAAG CTCTTCCATGAGGAACTGGCACTGCAGTGGGTGGTGAGCAGTGGCAGTGTTAGAGAAGGAGCTCTTCAACAGGCCTGGTTCTTCTTTGAGCTCATG GTCAAGAGTATTATCCACCACTTGTATTTCACTGACCGTCTGGAGTCTCCCAGGAAGAACCGCTTTCCTGAGCGCTTCATGGATGACATCACGGCTCTGGTCAGCACCATTGCAGGGGACATCGTCTCGCGCTTCCAAAAG GATCTGGAGTTGGTGGAGAGGCTAAACACAAGCCTGGCCTTCTTCCTTAATGACCTGCTGTCTGTCATGGACAGGGGCTTTGTCTTCAGTCTCATTAAGACCTACTGGAAACAG GTGTCCACGAAGCTGTATGCTCTACAGAACCCCACCCTGGAGTCTCTGAGGCTCGACTTCCTCAGGATCGTGTGTAGCCATGAACACTACGTCACGCTGAACCTGCCCTGCAGTCTGCTCACTCCTCCAGCCTCGCCCTCTCCCTCAGTCTCGTCTGCCACATCACAG AGCTCTGGTTTCTCCACTCATGTACAAGACCAGAAGATTGCAAACATGTTTGAATTGTCGGTACCTTTTAGAGAGCAACACTACCTGGCTGGTTTGGTTTTAACAGAACTTGCCATTATTTTGGACCCGGAGGCTGAAGGGTCAGTACACTG gaTGTTTGGCCTGCATAAGAAAGTGATCAGTGTGGTCCATAACCTACTGTCCAGTCATGACTCGGACCCACGCTATGCTGACCCTGAGGTTAAAGCGAGGGTCGCCATGCTCTACCTACCTTTTATTGGCATTGTCATGGAGACCCTGCCCCAACTCTATGACTTTACAG AGTCTCATAACCAGTGGGGTCGTCTTGGGCTAGACGAACAGGAAACTGAGAGCAATAGCATGATCAGTCAGAGCGTAGCAATGGCAATAGCAGGGACCTCTGTGCCTCAGACGTCACGTCCCAGCAGCTTCCTGCTTAATCCACAA GCTACCCGTCAGCACGGTACCTTTTCCCCCGAGTCCAGTCGTAGTCTGCTCATCTGTCTGCTGTGGGTGCTGAAAAACGCAGACGAGCTGGTGCTGCAGAAATGGTTCACTGACCTGTCTGTGTCTCAGCTCAATCGCCTGCTGGACATGCTCTACCTCTGCGTCTCCTGTTTTGAGTACAAG GCccattttttattcatgcaGGGTAAGAAGGCTTTTGAGCGCATGAACAGTCTGACCTTTAAGAAGTCTAAAGACATGAAGGCTAAGCTGGAGGAGGCCATCTTGGGCAGTATTGGAGCCAGGCAGGAGATGGTGCGACGCAGTCGAGGACAGTTAG AACGGAGTCCATCAGGCAGTGCTTTTGGCAGCCAAGAGAACCTGCGCTGGAGAAAAGACATGACGCACTGGCGCCAAAACAGTGAAAAAATGGACAA AACCAGGGCAGAGTTAGAACATGAGGCATTAATAGACGGCAATCTGGCAACCGAGGCCAACCTGATCATTCTTGACACTCTGGAGATCATCGTGCAG ACCGTATCTGTGACCGAGTCGAAGGAGAGCATCCTTGGAGGCGTCCTCAAAGTCTTGCTTCACAGTATGGCATGCAACCAGAGCGCCCTCTATCTTCAGCACTGCTTTGCTACACAGAGAGCTCTCGTCTCTAAG TTCCCAGAGCTGCTGTTTGAGGAAGAGACGGAGCAGTGTGCTGACTTGTGTCTGCGTCTGCTGAGGAACTGCAGCAGTAGCATCGGTACCATTAGGTCACATGCCAGCGCTTCACTTTACCTGCTAATGAGGCAGAACTTTGAGATTGGAAAT AACTTTGCCAGAGTGAAAATGCAGGTAACCATGTCTCTGTCGTCTCTGGTTGGCACATCTCAAAACTTTAACGAGGAGTTCCTGAGACGCTCACTCAAAACCATCCTGACATACGCTGAGGAGGACCTGGAGCTTCGAGAGACCACGTTCCCTGATCAG gttcAAGACTTGGTGTTTAACCTGCATATGATTTTGTCAGACACAGTAAAGATGAAGGAACATCAAGAGGATCCCGAGATGCTTATTGATCTGATGTACAG AATTGCCAAGGGGTATCAGACATCCCCGGATTTAAGGCTGACCTGGCTCCAGAACATGGCAGGAAAGCACTCCGAGAGGAATAACCATGCAGAGGCGGCTCAGTGTCTGGTGCACAGTGCCGCCCTGGTGGCTGAATATCTCAGCATGCTGGAGGATCGCAAGTACCTACCTGTGGGCTGTGTCACCTTCCAG AATATCTCTTCCAATGTACTGGAGGAGTCTGCTGTATCTGATGATGTCGTGTCTCCCGATGAGGAGGGTATTTGCTCAGGGAAATATTTCACAGAGGCTGGGCTGGTGGGGCTTTTGGAGCAGGCTGCCGCATCCTTCTCTATG GCTGGCATGTACGAGGCTGTGAATGAAGTCTACAAGGTGCTCATCCCTATTCATGAAGCTAACAGGGATGCCAAGAAGCTGGCCACTATTCATGGTAAACTGCAAGAGGCCTTTGGCAAAATAGTGCACCAG AGCACTGGCTGGGAG CGCATGTTTGGTACTTATTTCCGAGTTGGATTTTATGGTTCGAAATTTGGCGACTTGGACGAGCAGGAGTTTGTGTACAAAGAGCCGGCTATCACCAAGCTGGCTGAAATCTCACACCGGCTTGAG GGTTTCTATGGGGAGAGATTTGGGGAGGATCAAGTTGAAGTCATTAAGGACTCGAATCCAGTGGACAAATGTAAACTTGATCCAAATAAG GCTTTCGTTCAGATCACGTACGTGGAGCCGTACTTCGACACGTACGAGATGAAGGACCGCATCACATATTTCGACAAGAACTACAACCTGCGGCGCTTTGTTTACTGCACGCCGTTCACACTAGACGGCCGCGCACACGGAGATCTGCACGAGCAGTACAAACGCAAAACCATACTTACCACCAGCAACGCCTTTCCCTACATCAAAACCCGCATCAACATCATTCACAAGGAGGAG ATTATCTCCATGCCCATTGAGGTGGCCATTGAGGACATGCAGAAGAAGACACAGGAACTGGCCTTTGCCACACACCAGGATCCAGCTGATGCCAAGATGTTACAGATGGTCCTGCAGGGGTCTGTGGGCACCACAGTCAACCAG GGTCCACTCGAGGTGGCTCAGGTCTTCCTGTCTGAAATTCCAAGTGATCCTAAACTCTACAGACACCACAACAAGCTCAGACTCTGCTTTAAAGACTTTACCAAAAG GTGCGAAGACGCCCTCCGCAAAAACAAGAGTTTGATAGGTCCTGACCAAAAGGAATATCAGCGGGAACTGGAGAGAAATTACCACAGGCTGAAGGAAGCTCTGCAGCCGCTTATTAACAGGAAGATCCCGCAGCTCTACAAGCCTGTACTCCAGGTTAACTCTCACAG AGATTCCTTTAGCAGAATGAGCCTCCGCAAGCTTGATTTGTGA